GATAGGTTTTATAACAATCATGTAGTGTTTTCTCAGCTTTATATATaagcttttgtttcttttgaccTCACTCCATCTTGTTGCTTTTTTTATGAACCAGGACAAATTCAGTTGTAAAATTAGCCTTCAAAACCTAATAACACGGCACTTATAAATACAATCAGtatcttaatttttcttattttagtttccACTAAGTCATCATTCAAATCTGCTGAGCAATTTCATATTCCTTGTTAGAGTATAATATTGCATTTTATGCTTTTAGACATGCACTTTGATACACATGCATAGGTAGCCAAATTGTTTCAGATACGACTCTTTGAACTTGTACATGCATCTGTCCTTTGAGTTCATCCAAAggtttcaatttattattatgaaagaTTGATGACATGTTCACTGGTGCAATATATTTATGGCCGAAAACCTTAAATACACTGTTAATTTGGAATTTCGGGATGCCGTAAAATTGTTTCTTTGCAGAGCTCGTGGACAAAGAGGGCGATAGAGGTCGACAGCTCCCAGCCAATATCAGCACGAGACCAGGTCATGCATTCAAGGTCTGAAGTGCTTGGTAATATCTGGGTTCCTGTAACAATCACGAGGGAGTGTGACGGTCGGGATGATGAACTTGGTATGTGCGGAACTGTTAATGGACTTCCGCTATTTATATGGttgttgttcttttctttttctttgattaaATTGTGATGCATCACAATGCCAGACAATGCAGTTAAGGGAAAAGATTTAGAGATAGGAGTTCCTAAAATTACAGCTTTGCAGCTTGAAAACCCAAGTGAAAAGGTCAATACCAACGTAGCTGGTGGTAATCAAGAAAAATTATCTGAACTCAACCCTAGTAAAGATGATGAGAAACTAGAGAAGGCACAATTGGAGCTTACTGGTGAGAAACTCGGTGTTGATTTGGTAAACCAAGCTGCTGATGTGATAGGTGTCATCTCCAAGAACACCGATGCACAGATAGAAAGTGCAGTCTTTGACATCCCAGATGGTCTCCCCCAGGTCTCCGATACAAAAGGTAAGGTCATCtacaaaacaaaggaaatgCCTTCCCTCGAGCTAAGTTTAAAGAGACTGATAGATGTTGGAGATAGTGGAACAAGTGCCCCTGAGCGAAATGTGTTGAGACATTCGGACCTTTCAGCCTTCTCAAGGTATTTGGAAACTGTAGCTTCTTATGCTTAAATATCCCAATTTCACAGTCCAAGTAATTTCCATTTTCATGCAGATATAATTCTGGTGCTACTGCTAATCAGGCTCCAGTAGGAAATGTTGGTAGTTGTTCTCCTCTTGATAATAGCTTGGAGGCTGCTAATACGGATTCTATGAAGAATTTCCACTCGAACTCGAATAACATGCCTCCGAATCAACAGTCCAATAGTAACAATAATGACATGGGTTCGACCACTAACAATGCCTTTAGCAAATCAGCAGTTCTCAATGACAAGCCAGCATCTAAAACTTCGGTTCCCTCTTCAGCTTTTCAGCCTGTCCAGAAGGGCCATGCTACTGCAATGCAACCTCCGGCAGAAGATAAGGCTGATGCTGCAATCGGCAAGAAGATTTTAGCTAAAGCAAAGGGCACGGACCAACAGGTGCGAGTGCAGCATCACCATCACCACTATTACCACTACCACCATCATGTCCATAAGATGCCCCAAAATCAGACATTAGATAACCAGGACGATCTTTGCCAGTGTGGGTCATCCAATATGTCAAGTGCACCACATGTTGAAGCCAATGCTGGTAACCATAGTTCAAATGGAAGTGCACCGGAAAGTAACCATGGAAGCAATGGACAGAATGGGAACATCACTGCATTAAATAGTAGAGAACTAAATCTCGAAAGTGAGAATGGGCTTCTGGGGAAAGGCGGAACTGTTGGTGGAATCGGATTTGGAAGCAGTAATGGGGCTGATCAAAACCGTTTTGCTCAAAGAGAAGCTGCTTTGAACAAATTCCGccagaaaaggaaagaaagatgcTTTGAGAAGAAGGTAAATTTTTCCGTGGTtcagaattttatgaaaattgattaaaccTTCTGAGTAAACCTAAATATTTGTTGGACGTACGATATACATAACCGTCTTGGACTTACGGAAAACTCAATTTTCCCTAATAGTGTGCAGCTTTACTGGTATCTTTTGGGGCTACCCCCCAGCAACGTTACCTCATCTGAGTTGATTTACAAGTTCTAAATGTTTAATAGATGTTTTTCCATTCTGATTCTTATTGGCATTTGAATTTTCAGGTTCGATATCAGAGTAGAAAGAAGCTGGCTGAGCAGAGACCACGGATTCGAGGACAGTTTGTACGACAAGTCccagaaaacaaaaacaaggaTACCAATTGCTAACCTCAACACTCTATCCTTAGTCCGCGCAAATTTTTGCCTACCAGATTACGAGAAGGGAGCACTGGTTCGGATTCGATGTGCAGATTATGctagtaataaaaatttacgaACCATTAATCAAAGATTGAATTCCTTATGAGTAATTTGAAATGTACTTTAGTAATCCGACTTACATGGCTTGCAAGGGTTGCCCTAATATATAGTATTATCATTTCAGTATTATTGTTTGCTAAAAGGCTTGCATGAATGACAATGGTACTCAATGTGTTAGTGCTCTTTCTTAACCATTATGGTTTCTTTTAGGGTGTTTTTTTCTAGGATTTGgatatttgcaaatatttaaattttttcagaTATTTTTTATCCCTTAAGGACACccgtaatttaaaataattaatcattcgaaaattttaaagtattattttaaaatttgatctaaaTCGAAAAAGTTTCTTTGATTTTGGCCTTATCGAGTTCAAGAAATTTGAAACTCGTcaagtttggatttttttttaccatCCCTAATCCCTGCTCTTTAAAGATCTTATCAAGTGGCATTCCTCCTTTTTTCTCACTTTGTTAGAAGGACACAATGATTGGGACTCACAGAATCTCAAGGAAATCTTTAAGAATACTAGCATCTTTCTCCACATTTCTTATCACAAACTTCCTAGAACAAAACTCTGCCTTAATTGATCACATCAAGTCAACTCAGATACCTCTTAACTTGACCACTTATCCTAACCCAGAGCCTAGGTGGTAGGGTCTTTACTCAGCAAAACCCATAATGAACTCTATTTAAGCTTTATAAAAGCTCGTCCTTTCTACTAAAAAGGGCAAGACTACccaatattataaaaaaaattgcattgaCTTGGACACTTGGAAACTATATTGGTAACTTTCGTCACTATAGTGTAAATCTCATCTTCCTATTCCAAAAACCTTATTGATAATCTTTACATCAACAATTGGCATCATTTGTGGAAAGGAGAAAAACCATGCCTCTCCTCCCTCTAAATAATCCCTTCTAAAGCCCAAAATATACTCGATTGTGACACTAAACTTCACTCCCTCGGTACCAAACCTTATATGTAGGGTTACCAAGATCATCTTTGTGACGATGAACCATATGATCCATACTTCCTCAACTAATTCACTAAAATAGGGGGCACAAACTTTCACAAACCTCAACTATCATTGGAAACTAACCATTGGAGGACCATTACCAAAACCCATTGGTAAAAAGTATCGGTGCCCTCAGTATTCGTGAATATTTAGAGTTGTGTGTCCAAAATTAAATTCTTCGAGCCCAAGTTTACAAGAAcctctacaattcaacaagggttctaccttctctcccaataaatagatggcaccgatAGAGCTATTTACAaaactttgagagattgttattctattgaaaaatagagagaatttattctcaattatttaatatatttttccagaatataaattatattggtttctattaagaaaagagaatttttgttttcacccgaaatagaagagagaaaactttttttagttctgtgtttcgattcaattggtttgagcTCTCATTCAAAGCAGTTCGTTgtacgagaatagcggagaaggtcgtttggttgaaagctgaaAATAACAAGCGTTTGTTGAGCTAAAAACACATGTATGATTTCGgttagggtttattgctatacaTATTACAAACTgggtcaattttcaaaattttaatttttcgctgtgcaagaaaaccattttcaaaccagATTTTTTTCCAACTGTAGTAGGAACATCATTAACATTTTTCAAGCAATCACGAGCTAAGAGCTCAAAGGATCGACATCAGAGTCATGCTCTCGTTTTCCTCCAACATTAATTTATATGCCTCTTCCCACAATGCTCACAATTCGGGATGCTTACATTCCTCTCCGAATCCTCAACACTGCCAATGGGCACTGACAATTGTTTAACCCGATATACCTCTAATTTGACATTCGATGAGTTGATCTCCAAGAACTTCGAGACTCCCTAATTTAACATGATCTAATTTAATCAATACATGATTTAATCACAACCATTTTAATTCACATTCACATGTTTTGTATACCAAAAGCATACACAATCATAATTGGCAATTCAATTTGAATGCTAGTTCAATTGACAATCAATATAGCTATGTCATGCCATTCTTCTAAATAACAAGAACacattcatttttcatttcaattcatattacccattcattttgttatctcatttcattttcaaatttattgattCATCTCATTTCCATATCGGCCTTCAGGGCTTGTATAAACCAGTTCGCATGGTCTTTCACATGATGTCATTTTCCATATTCcaaatatttacaaatcacattattttaatatacatttcatttcaattatcttATAACCAATTCATGTTTtataaaccctattaactagacACGAATTCAAGACGGGTACATCAATCTTTTACTTTGTCATCCCGGGTTGGATGGGAATAATGACTACTAGAACATGTACATTCTACCACCTCAGGTTGCCCAACAACAATGGTTTTCACTGTCTTTCAGTACTATTCATTCTACCAACCCGAGTTACCTGAGAACGATGGCTTATAATCATTATACCTAaccctatgacatgccaactatatctgactctGCCCAAACAACTAATCGGGTAATCAATGTTTCAATTACATATTATAAACCAATTTACATATCATGATCTCAtaccattttcatcattattttgtatcacatatcacatatagcAACTCATATCATGCTCGTTTCTACTATATTCAAAACAATTCCATTCTCGACATCTAATATTGTCAAACATAATTCGATTCATAAGACAGGTAATAATCTTTCCTCAATAGCTAATAATcaacaatcatatatatattgaactcaaaatataaaagtataaaccaaaattttcactcGTCTATGACTCTCGTCTTTCCCTTCTCTCGAGACGACTCGGTGATGTTTTTAGCTATGTTCGATAATGCAATTATAAAACAATGTTAGCTCACATCCCAACCACATTAAAATACATAGCCaacatattttgcattttattcaatttagtccttatactcgTGATACacatattttccaaatttaacaTCAGATTAAAATCCGATTTCATATTCTTTCATTAGGGACGCTATACTTTGTACCCATAACATAATTCCATAatagttttcaatttattcaatttagtccatgatGCCACAAAGTTATCTAACAAGCTTAACTTAATTTACAACATAGTCATTGACATAATCTAAGTTTATTATCTAATAATCTCTTTAGTTTCAAGcataaatcatcaatttctcTGTATTGAAAACTTGTTAAACatctaaaaattgaaaaattgataaatGGGCTAGCTGAATAAAGCTCTCATgataataaatctataaaaattcaaagaaaaaggcTTGGTTACCTTAAGTAAATCAATGACCGAATGTTAAAGAACAAGCAAAGTTTTCCCGTTTTTTTTCAAAGCTTGGATGGcttgaaagaacaaagaaagaTGATGCCTTTCTTACATTCCACTTAGTTTTGTATATATAgtataatttataacttaattagtttaattatgtttaattcatttattaatgcatttttatacttaatttaattatgaatcaATCTAATGGAattcatcatcatctttcacTAATAATATACTTTTccaaaataacaattctactgaTTTctattaagggtaaactactaaaatagttacttttgtttgccttagaTTACATTtgagtcacttatgtttgaaatgttatgttttagccacttttgttattattttgttacaaagtggtcactctaccgttaatctccgttacctccctaacgaaAGTCGTACACGACAATCCAAATAAAACTCATTTGGGCTGCGACataggacatccaagttggtatttaaaacccatttggactacCACGTAGGACCACCATTAGGGAGGTAACGAAGCTTAATGGTAGAGTGAAAACTtcataacaaaacgataacgtaagtgaccaaaatgcaacatttcaaacataagtgactaaaatgtaatccgaggctaacaaaagtgactatttttgtagtttaccctttctattaaagaagagagaatttttgttttcaccccaaaaataaaagaaaactttttctagttgtgtattttgattcaattggttcgagcccgcACTCGAAACAGTTTATGGTATGAGAATAGCGGTGAAGaccgtttggttgaaagccgaaAAATGTCAAGGATCCGCTTATCCAAAAACATATGTATGATTTCGGTtcaaggtttattgctataaatatcacaaaccgaggtagttttctaaattttaaattttcgttgtgcaagaaaacctttttcaagccagattttttttgaacaattggTATTAGATCTAggttgtgctatgtttatagtGTAAACCAAGACCGAATCCCTCTATTCATtttgtttgattgatatttgataagatgtgatattcttgtaattattcgcaTGTTTAGGGGAATATATGAGAATgaatgtgatattatatatttgttatataattgttatttttttccaagtttgtggttcttaggaaatagaccgtggactatcatttccatgtatgaTTATTGTTTTCAGAATTCTTGTGAGCCGAAAATGGACATAGGACTTAAACgtaatttttcccaaaaggaGTCCATGACAAGGAAAAAATGGAGCGATGGCGGTTGAAGACACAAAGAATGCTTTGTGGTGAAAAgctatgtaattttttttgctgttcatttattttctagaaatagaaccatggaaaTATTggttgacaattttattttagttacctATCTCCTTTTATATCTGTTTAGTAATTGTTAAagatataattgtgatatatatatgtatgagatggTCCACAGTTGACCGATTAAagataagaagtgtggtaatgagaaaaaaACATGTGTTGTATTATTacattcacttctttaggttattcgattg
The sequence above is a segment of the Gossypium raimondii isolate GPD5lz chromosome 4, ASM2569854v1, whole genome shotgun sequence genome. Coding sequences within it:
- the LOC105780145 gene encoding two-component response regulator-like PRR37 isoform X2, producing the protein MGMVQMNNNSPVTSGLVELNTHICDENTNIMDGVTGEGQGLSDEDESRINEDVENRNKGKKAVVQRRGPLVCWERFLPLRSLKVLLVENDDSTRHVVCALLRNCGYEVTAVSNGLLAWKILEDLTNHIDLVLSEVVMPCLSGIGLLCKIMNHKTRKNIPVIMMSSHDSMNIVLKCLSKGAVDFLVKPIRKNELKNLWQHVWRKCHSSSGSGSGSGIQTQKSTKSKSGDSDNNTGNNKEDDIGSVGLNAQDRSDNGSGTQSSWTKRAIEVDSSQPISARDQVMHSRSEVLGNIWVPVTITRECDGRDDELVKGKDLEIGVPKITALQLENPSEKVNTNVAGGNQEKLSELNPSKDDEKLEKAQLELTGEKLGVDLVNQAADVIGVISKNTDAQIESAVFDIPDGLPQVSDTKGKVIYKTKEMPSLELSLKRLIDVGDSGTSAPERNVLRHSDLSAFSRYNSGATANQAPVGNVGSCSPLDNSLEAANTDSMKNFHSNSNNMPPNQQSNSNNNDMGSTTNNAFSKSAVLNDKPASKTSVPSSAFQPVQKGHATAMQPPAEDKADAAIGKKILAKAKGTDQQVRVQHHHHHYYHYHHHVHKMPQNQTLDNQDDLCQCGSSNMSSAPHVEANAGNHSSNGSAPESNHGSNGQNGNITALNSRELNLESENGLLGKGGTVGGIGFGSSNGADQNRFAQREAALNKFRQKRKERCFEKKVRYQSRKKLAEQRPRIRGQFVRQVPENKNKDTNC
- the LOC105780145 gene encoding two-component response regulator-like PRR37 isoform X1; translation: MGMVQMNNNSPVTSGLVELNTHICDENTNIMDGVTGEGQGLSDEDESRINEDVENRNKGKKAVVQRRGPLVCWERFLPLRSLKVLLVENDDSTRHVVCALLRNCGYEVTAVSNGLLAWKILEDLTNHIDLVLSEVVMPCLSGIGLLCKIMNHKTRKNIPVIMMSSHDSMNIVLKCLSKGAVDFLVKPIRKNELKNLWQHVWRKCHSSSGSGSGSGIQTQKSTKSKSGDSDNNTGNNKEDDIGSVGLNAQDRSDNGSGTQSSWTKRAIEVDSSQPISARDQVMHSRSEVLGNIWVPVTITRECDGRDDELDNAVKGKDLEIGVPKITALQLENPSEKVNTNVAGGNQEKLSELNPSKDDEKLEKAQLELTGEKLGVDLVNQAADVIGVISKNTDAQIESAVFDIPDGLPQVSDTKGKVIYKTKEMPSLELSLKRLIDVGDSGTSAPERNVLRHSDLSAFSRYNSGATANQAPVGNVGSCSPLDNSLEAANTDSMKNFHSNSNNMPPNQQSNSNNNDMGSTTNNAFSKSAVLNDKPASKTSVPSSAFQPVQKGHATAMQPPAEDKADAAIGKKILAKAKGTDQQVRVQHHHHHYYHYHHHVHKMPQNQTLDNQDDLCQCGSSNMSSAPHVEANAGNHSSNGSAPESNHGSNGQNGNITALNSRELNLESENGLLGKGGTVGGIGFGSSNGADQNRFAQREAALNKFRQKRKERCFEKKVRYQSRKKLAEQRPRIRGQFVRQVPENKNKDTNC
- the LOC105780145 gene encoding two-component response regulator-like PRR37 isoform X3, encoding MRIDLKRVPKVTAVSNGLLAWKILEDLTNHIDLVLSEVVMPCLSGIGLLCKIMNHKTRKNIPVIMMSSHDSMNIVLKCLSKGAVDFLVKPIRKNELKNLWQHVWRKCHSSSGSGSGSGIQTQKSTKSKSGDSDNNTGNNKEDDIGSVGLNAQDRSDNGSGTQSSWTKRAIEVDSSQPISARDQVMHSRSEVLGNIWVPVTITRECDGRDDELDNAVKGKDLEIGVPKITALQLENPSEKVNTNVAGGNQEKLSELNPSKDDEKLEKAQLELTGEKLGVDLVNQAADVIGVISKNTDAQIESAVFDIPDGLPQVSDTKGKVIYKTKEMPSLELSLKRLIDVGDSGTSAPERNVLRHSDLSAFSRYNSGATANQAPVGNVGSCSPLDNSLEAANTDSMKNFHSNSNNMPPNQQSNSNNNDMGSTTNNAFSKSAVLNDKPASKTSVPSSAFQPVQKGHATAMQPPAEDKADAAIGKKILAKAKGTDQQVRVQHHHHHYYHYHHHVHKMPQNQTLDNQDDLCQCGSSNMSSAPHVEANAGNHSSNGSAPESNHGSNGQNGNITALNSRELNLESENGLLGKGGTVGGIGFGSSNGADQNRFAQREAALNKFRQKRKERCFEKKVRYQSRKKLAEQRPRIRGQFVRQVPENKNKDTNC